The sequence below is a genomic window from Cicer arietinum cultivar CDC Frontier isolate Library 1 chromosome 6, Cicar.CDCFrontier_v2.0, whole genome shotgun sequence.
atcaaatagaCGACGAAACGAAGCAAATCGTCCAATTAGGCATCGTCGTCGAAGACAAGACATCCATGATGATGTCCNNNNNNNNNNNNNNNNNNNNNNNNNNNNNNNNNNNNNNNNNNNNNNNNNNNNNNNNNNNNNNNNNNNNNNNNNNNNNNNNNNNNNNNNNNNNNNNNNNNNNNNNNNNNNNNNNNNNNNNNNNNNNNNNNNNNNNNNNNNNNNNNNNNNNNNNNNNNNNNNNNNNNNNNNNNNNNNNNNNNNNNNNNNNNNNNNNNNNNNNNNNNNNNNNNNNNNNNNNNNNNNNNNNNNNNNNNNNNNNNNNNNNNNNNNNNNNNNNNNNNNNNNNNNNNNNNNNNNNNNNNNNNNNNNNNNNNNNNNNNNNNNNNNNNNNNNNNNNNNNNNNNNNNNNNNNNNNNNNNNNNNNNNNNNNNNNNNNNNNNNNNNNNNNNNNNNNNNNNNNNNNNNNNNNNNNNNNNNNNNNNNNNNNNNNNNNNNNNNNNNNNNNNNNNNNNNNNNNNNNNNNNNNNNNNNNNNNNNNNNNNNNNNNNNNNNNNNNNNNNNNNNNNNNNNNNNNNNNNNNNNNNNNNNNNNNNNNNNNNNNNNNNNNNNNNNNNNNNNNNNNNNNNNNNNNNNNNNNNNNNNNNNNNNNNNNNNNNNNNNNNNNNNNNNNNNNNNNNNNNNNNNNNNNNNNNNNNNNNNNNNNNNNNNNNNNNNNNNNNNNNNNNNNNNNNNNNNNNNNNNNNNNNNNNNNNNNNNNNNNNNNNNNNNNNNNNattatttgttgtttatttaaatttatttattcaattatttgtttaagttgattcaattatttgtttaaggttatttaattaagtaattacTTTGTAATTACTCGCAGGATCGTGGACCGTTAAAAGTCATTACTCATGGATTGAATTTGAAGAAGTTTTCCGAAGTTCATGTGCCACATCCTGTAGAGCATTGGATTTGGGAATCTGGGCTGCTACCTCTGTCTTCGGCCTACCTCACTATGGTTGATGCTGGTCTGATCTCCgcatttgttgaaagatggcacagggagaccagctcatttcatttgccatttggagagatgactATTACTTTAGACGACGTCGCGACTCTCCTTCACATATCACCCAATNNNNNNNNNNNNNNNNNNNNNNNNNNNNNNNNNNNNNNNNNNNNNNNNNNNNNNNNNNNNNNNNNNNNNNNNNNNNNNNNNNNNNNNNNNNNNNNNNNNNNNNNNNNNNNNNNNNNNNNNNNNNNNNNNNNNNNNNNNNNNNNNNNNNNNNNNNNNNNNNNNNNNNNNNNNNNNNNNNNNNNNNNNNNNNNNNNNNNNNNNNNNNNNNNNNNNNNNNNNNNNNNNNNNNNNNNNNNNNNNNNNNNNNNNNNNNNNNNNNNNNNNNNNNNNNNNNNNNNNNNNNNNNNNNNNNNNNNNNNNNNNNNNNNNNNNNNNNNNNNNNNNNNNNNNNNNNNNNNNNNNNNNNNNNNNNNNNNNNNNNNNNNNNNNNNNNNNNNNNNNNNNNNNNNNNNNNNNNNNNNNNNNNNNNNNNNNNNNNNNNNNNNNNNNNNNNNNNNNNNNNNNNNNNNNNNNNNNNNNNNNNNNNNNNNNNNNNNNNNNNNNNNNNNNNNNNNNNNNNNNNNNNNNNNNNNNNNNNNNNNNNNNNNNNNNNNNNNNNNNNNNNNNNNNNNNNNNNNNNNNNNNNNNNNNNNNNNNNNNNNNNNNNNNNNNNNNNNNNNNNNNNNNNNNNNNNNNNNNNNNNNNNNNNNNNNNNNNNNNNNNNNNNNGATGTACTGTTTAcaccatatgatgatgatcgagCTAATCATCCGTTTGAAGATATTTCGATGTTCTCTGGTTATCTTCGATGTGGTGGAGTCTCAGTCCCATATTTGCCGGAGCGATGTCTTCGACAATTTGGTCGTATTCAGTGCATCCCGCCTGATGTTCCTCCCAGGCCCGCCAGTATAGATTGGCTGTGGCAGACTACTATGCAGTCATCTGTATCGGTGTTTCGGAGGCTATATCATGTTGCGAGTTTTCCTGGCGAGGTCACTGAGGACTATTATCCATGGTACATGTCTGTGTTACATCCTCTGACCATTCCTCGGTCTACTACACATGCGGGTACATCCTCTGACCATCCATCATCTGATGCACATGTGGGTACATCATCTACTGCACATACTGGTCCATCATCTTCTGACCGAGATCGTAGAACAGTTGAGCTTGTACGTAGAGGCATTAATTTGGTAGAGCCGTTTAGTGAAATTCATGAGATTTTAAGTGAGTTATGTCTTATGTACGATGTTtagtaatttgatatattttgtgttatgtgttatgtactgtaatttgagatattttgggattatgtgatatgtttagtgattgtgttatgtgTTATGTTAATCcgcatttattttaagttaattcataataaaagaTACTGAAAATGATAAAACAAGATATTATAATAATCCATAAACAGTGATACACAACATattctaatcttcatttaatgaaatacaagatgatctgataaatgatggatcaatgcgttcccaatgcttcataCGTGCTGCATAAGCTACTTCCCAACTCTTTGCTGTGTCACTACAAaagtctttccatttttgtgacgtaggtggcaaaggacaatcagacttcaatttgatctgaataaaaaaaatgttacaaattaatttatctgaataataaattttttaacattaatttaacAACATTAAGCATTAATTTTACCTGTACCCAATGATTCTCGTTAACAAATCCAATTGCTATTAATGAGTGAACAAAGGTCTCTTTCGATGGTGATTTGTTTAGCGGGAAAAATGTCATATTCAGATTACGAGACAACgacaccaatatgacattatataaTGTTGTTATCACGGAACTCAAGTCTGGTAAAGacatccacttatcttttccttgagcacccaattttgatattttcaatgagttGCGCATTGATTCAACATTGTCATCAAAAACATTAGAATAAACATCTTTATGTAGACCAATTTCTTTATCCAATTGTGATCGAACTAAAGCCCAAGATTCTTCGGTCCAACCTAGCAATGTTGCAATTGCACGaaacccacaatttccatcagccaCAACATCTACTATGTCCTCAATATACAGACGTATATAAGTAGGAAATTGTGTCTTAAAAGAATGCTGAGATGATTGAGATTGTTGCCTTGCAGAACGTTGAGATGATTGAGATGGTTGCCTTGcctttgcagattcttgagaggcatcaacatactcccaatatgaaggatgacgaggagtatcaaattcttttttctttttaccagCTCCTTTGGTTCTCACTTTCTCTGGCGGTGCAAGTATTGATGTGGTAtatggaaatacaacttcacgcacctttgccttgaatatcctttgacttataatatcgtgtttcttcatgtacgctttcattgcttccaactcttcaaaaaagtcataatctgataaagattcttcatcctctaattCATGTGCAATGCTTAACTGTTTCCAAAAATcatgaatgctatctaaagggataacattacCATATATCTGCAACTTagccaactcacaagcacatggtaatccatgagttgttctaATTGAACAACCACATTCTGTTTTGTTAGTGCCTACAATCTTCACCCTTTCCAACTGGttatcaattaatttcatacactttcttgatacacagtgatgtagattttgaaaaaattgtgaattatacccgtgctcaacatccttgatggttttctgaaaagaagactgaatgatacatatttggttcttcaacatcatattcactgCATCCCAgcttttacacaaatcaccaaaactagtttgaagcatgtttttcaatctccaatgagcagactcaactctacaaataaattaaataacacaaattaaaacaaatcacataaactagtaaatcatgtttgctaaaacaacacaattcatattttaaaaatacctgttagatgttgtgttccccaaatgcatcactctattggtccaaacgttgacaaacctttctttgtaaggtgttaaccatgaatctttcacataatcaacaaaaagaataatatcggcacacaatagctcaaattgttgcaaatgat
It includes:
- the LOC140920671 gene encoding uncharacterized protein, whose product is MDLWKKIVYSTSVEEYDHHLQQFELLCADIILFVDYVKDSWLTPYKERFVNVWTNRVMHLGNTTSNRVESAHWRLKNMLQTSFGDLCKSWDAVNMMLKNQICIIQSSFQKTIKDVEHGYNSQFFQNLHHCVSRKCMKLIDNQLERVKIVGTNKTECGCSIRTTHGLPCACELAKLQIYGNVIPLDSIHDFWKQLSIAHELEDEESLSDYDFFEELEAMKAYMKKHDIISQRIFKAKVREVVFPYTTSILAPPEKVRTKGAGKKKKEFDTPRHPSYWEYVDASQESAKARQPSQSSQRSARQQSQSSQHSFKTQFPTYIRLYIEDIVDVVADGNCGFRAIATLLGWTEESWALVRSQLDKEIGLHKDVYSNT